A window of the Butyricimonas virosa genome harbors these coding sequences:
- a CDS encoding 4Fe-4S binding protein, with amino-acid sequence MLRKIRLTVALVSFVMITLLFLDFTGTLHTWFGWLAKIQFLPAVLALNVGVILLWVVLTLVFGRVYCSVICPLGVFQDIVSWFSGRRPKKKYRFSYSPAVSWLRYGVLGVFVIAVIAGIGSVVALLAPYSSYGRIASNLFAPVYQWGNNVLAYIAERSDSYAFYETTVWLKSLPTFIIASVTFIVLVVLAWRNGRTYCNTICPVGTVLGFFSRYSLFRPVIDAEKCTNCSLCSRKCKAACINHKEHRIDYSRCVTCMDCIDTCQHGAIRYESRLKKTVEVSGEKKTDNARRSFLTGMGLLFVSSAVKAQEKKVDGGLAVILDKKIPERMTPIVPPGAQGLRNMQNHCTGCQLCVSVCPNQVLRPSTKLSTLMQPEMSYERGYCRPECTKCSEVCPAGAILKITPADKSATQIGHAVWVEKNCVPLCDGVACGNCARHCPVGAISMVASDPDNANSLKIPVVNTERCIGCGACENLCPARPFSAIYVEGHELHRTI; translated from the coding sequence ATGCTACGAAAAATCAGATTAACAGTAGCCCTTGTATCATTTGTAATGATCACCTTATTGTTCCTTGATTTCACGGGAACATTGCATACGTGGTTCGGATGGTTGGCGAAAATACAGTTCTTGCCTGCCGTGTTGGCCTTGAATGTCGGGGTCATTCTTTTGTGGGTCGTGTTGACGCTCGTGTTCGGACGAGTATATTGCTCGGTGATTTGTCCGCTGGGCGTGTTTCAGGATATAGTGTCTTGGTTTAGCGGACGACGCCCTAAAAAGAAATACCGTTTTTCTTACTCTCCCGCGGTATCATGGTTACGGTATGGCGTCTTGGGGGTGTTTGTGATCGCCGTGATCGCCGGAATCGGCTCGGTGGTAGCGTTGTTGGCTCCTTATAGTTCTTACGGGCGAATAGCCTCGAATCTTTTTGCCCCGGTATATCAATGGGGAAATAACGTGTTGGCTTATATTGCCGAAAGGAGTGATAGTTATGCTTTTTACGAAACGACGGTGTGGTTGAAGAGTTTGCCGACTTTTATTATTGCATCGGTTACGTTTATCGTGCTGGTCGTGTTGGCTTGGAGAAACGGGCGGACGTATTGCAACACGATTTGTCCGGTGGGTACGGTGTTGGGATTTTTCTCCCGGTATTCCTTGTTCCGCCCGGTGATTGATGCGGAGAAATGTACGAATTGTAGTTTATGTTCCCGCAAGTGCAAGGCGGCTTGTATTAATCATAAAGAGCATCGGATTGATTATAGTCGTTGCGTGACGTGTATGGATTGTATCGATACGTGTCAGCATGGGGCTATTCGTTACGAGTCCCGTTTGAAGAAAACTGTGGAAGTTTCGGGTGAAAAGAAAACGGATAATGCTCGCCGGAGTTTTTTGACGGGGATGGGACTTCTTTTTGTTTCGTCAGCAGTAAAAGCGCAAGAGAAGAAAGTGGATGGTGGTTTGGCTGTCATTTTGGATAAAAAAATACCCGAGCGGATGACTCCGATTGTCCCCCCGGGGGCCCAAGGATTACGCAATATGCAGAATCATTGCACCGGGTGTCAGCTTTGTGTTTCAGTGTGTCCCAATCAGGTATTACGGCCCTCGACGAAGTTGTCGACGTTGATGCAGCCGGAGATGTCTTATGAACGGGGATATTGTCGTCCGGAATGTACAAAATGTTCGGAGGTGTGTCCGGCTGGGGCAATCTTGAAGATCACGCCTGCGGATAAATCTGCCACGCAGATCGGTCATGCCGTATGGGTGGAGAAGAATTGTGTGCCGTTGTGTGACGGAGTTGCGTGTGGTAATTGTGCCCGGCATTGTCCGGTTGGTGCTATCTCGATGGTCGCTTCCGATCCCGATAATGCGAATTCTTTGAAAATTCCGGTGGTGAATACGGAACGTTGTATCGGTTGCGGGGCTTGCGAGAATCTTTGTCCGGCACGTCCGTTTAGTGCGATTTACGTGGAAGGGCATGAACTTCACAGAACGATTTAA
- a CDS encoding DUF6922 domain-containing protein — MTIFDEYKTYTGEVSISPSLLWEYDLSCFDWWKSRKIVVQRIIERGWLKDFYAAFKLYGGIEGFREIIKEVPSLSPRDMNFVCVVFNLKKEELKCYTRKLLRDRLLNS; from the coding sequence ATGACTATATTTGATGAATATAAGACATATACGGGCGAAGTTTCAATTTCTCCATCTTTACTTTGGGAATATGATTTGTCTTGTTTTGACTGGTGGAAATCAAGAAAGATTGTGGTTCAACGTATCATTGAAAGAGGATGGCTGAAGGATTTTTATGCAGCATTCAAATTATACGGGGGAATAGAAGGTTTCAGGGAAATCATAAAGGAGGTTCCGAGCTTGTCTCCACGAGATATGAATTTCGTTTGTGTTGTTTTTAATTTGAAAAAAGAAGAATTGAAATGTTATACACGGAAACTGTTACGAGATCGACTCTTGAACTCCTGA
- a CDS encoding DUF1893 domain-containing protein produces MNQQQLKERLLAEQCSCVIYNQGEVRIFRERGVKDLYRLLKEEPEFLAGASMADKVIGKAAAALLALGGVREVFALVISLPARELLERAGIATGYSEEVPHIINRTRTGWCPLETRCYSLETPEACLVQIEEFINIMSKK; encoded by the coding sequence ATGAACCAACAACAGTTAAAAGAGCGTTTGCTAGCGGAACAATGTTCTTGCGTTATTTATAATCAGGGAGAGGTTCGGATATTCCGGGAACGGGGAGTAAAGGATTTATACCGTTTGTTGAAGGAGGAACCGGAATTTCTTGCGGGGGCATCCATGGCCGACAAGGTGATCGGTAAGGCTGCTGCGGCGTTGCTGGCATTGGGGGGCGTGAGAGAGGTGTTTGCTCTTGTGATCAGTCTTCCGGCTCGTGAACTGTTGGAGCGGGCCGGGATAGCCACGGGGTATTCGGAAGAGGTGCCGCATATTATAAATCGTACACGGACGGGATGGTGTCCGTTGGAGACTCGGTGTTATTCCTTGGAAACTCCGGAAGCGTGTTTGGTTCAGATCGAGGAATTTATAAATATAATGAGTAAAAAGTAG
- the tatC gene encoding twin-arginine translocase subunit TatC — protein MEQASESEKQSFWDHLDILRASLVKIAAVTAVFAVVAFFFKEALFSVILAPKDADFITYRWLYFFSGWVTDEQAQDFYVKLINTGLAQQFMIHMKVAMCTGVLCASPYILYQLFRFVSPALYANERKYVVRVVGYGYIMFMVGVLISYFLIFPLTFRFLGTYQVSDQVENMISLQSYISTLLMMSLAMGIVFEIPILSWLFAKLGFISADFMRRYRRHAVVIILVVAAIITPTSDVFTLLLVSLPMWLLYEVSIWIVKRSVR, from the coding sequence ATGGAGCAGGCGAGCGAGTCTGAAAAACAGAGTTTTTGGGACCATCTGGATATACTACGGGCTTCCTTGGTAAAGATTGCTGCCGTGACTGCCGTGTTCGCAGTGGTGGCATTCTTTTTCAAGGAGGCGCTGTTTTCTGTTATTCTTGCTCCCAAGGACGCTGATTTTATTACTTATCGGTGGTTGTATTTTTTTAGCGGGTGGGTGACTGACGAGCAGGCACAGGATTTTTACGTGAAGTTGATCAACACGGGGTTGGCTCAGCAGTTTATGATTCACATGAAAGTTGCCATGTGTACGGGAGTTTTGTGTGCCTCTCCCTATATTTTGTATCAGTTGTTTCGCTTTGTTTCCCCGGCTTTATATGCTAATGAACGTAAGTATGTCGTGAGGGTTGTCGGTTATGGATATATCATGTTCATGGTGGGGGTGCTGATCAGTTATTTTTTAATCTTTCCTTTAACGTTCCGTTTCCTTGGGACGTACCAGGTGAGTGACCAGGTCGAGAATATGATTTCTTTGCAATCGTATATCAGTACTTTGTTGATGATGAGTCTTGCGATGGGAATTGTTTTCGAGATTCCGATTCTTTCGTGGTTGTTTGCTAAATTGGGATTTATTTCTGCCGATTTTATGAGGCGTTATCGACGTCATGCTGTGGTGATTATCCTTGTTGTGGCTGCGATTATAACTCCGACATCAGATGTATTTACCTTGTTGTTGGTGTCGCTTCCGATGTGGTTATTGTATGAGGTGAGTATCTGGATTGTGAAACGGTCTGTTCGGTAA
- a CDS encoding nucleotidyl transferase AbiEii/AbiGii toxin family protein, whose translation MLYTETVTRSTLELLKKLEAERMMVGFNLAGGTSLSLYLGHRLSLDLDLFTPESFDAVQLEQFLKEEYGFRTDFMGKNTLKGTIDGVKIDCITHSYDYLEKPYIESGIRLYSMEDVIAMKLSAIADNGSRLKDFIDIAFLSTRFPFSSMLKMYERKFPNSNVIRPFKAITYFDDIDFEEDIVMVNGEYDWMSIEKRLIEMTKIQDKTFEAFPFPKKNIKNR comes from the coding sequence ATGTTATACACGGAAACTGTTACGAGATCGACTCTTGAACTCCTGAAAAAGTTGGAAGCAGAAAGAATGATGGTCGGTTTTAACTTGGCAGGAGGTACCTCTTTATCTCTATATTTAGGGCATAGACTGAGTTTGGATTTAGATCTTTTCACGCCGGAATCATTTGATGCAGTTCAATTGGAACAATTCTTGAAAGAGGAGTATGGATTTCGTACAGATTTCATGGGAAAAAATACTCTGAAGGGTACGATAGATGGTGTGAAAATAGATTGTATTACCCATTCTTATGATTATCTTGAGAAACCATACATTGAATCCGGTATAAGATTGTATAGTATGGAAGACGTTATTGCCATGAAGCTTTCTGCTATTGCAGACAATGGATCACGATTAAAGGATTTTATCGATATTGCTTTCCTCTCTACTCGTTTCCCTTTCAGTTCAATGTTGAAAATGTATGAACGTAAATTTCCAAACTCAAATGTCATAAGACCTTTTAAAGCTATTACTTACTTTGATGATATTGATTTTGAGGAGGATATTGTCATGGTGAATGGAGAATATGATTGGATGTCGATCGAAAAGAGATTGATTGAGATGACCAAAATTCAAGATAAAACTTTCGAAGCGTTTCCATTTCCTAAAAAGAACATAAAAAATAGGTGA
- a CDS encoding TonB-dependent receptor, with protein sequence MIKILIFVLLFLLELTSLRAEEVLDSLAVQRKVALGEVVVTGTRNETDVRHLPMTVSVMNREQIEQSNEPSLLPLLTENIPGLFTTSRGMLGYGVSGGAAGGMSLRGIGGAPQPGVPTTGVLVLIDGHPQYMGLMGHPISDAYQSMLAERVEVLRGPASVLYGSNAMGGVINIVTRKMKEDGVRTHANVGYGSYNTLQSEVSNRIRKGRFTSILSGSYNRTDGHRKDMAFEQYGGYAKLGYEIADHWNVWADVNVTRFNASNPGETFDPLLDNDQRITRGMTSFALENNYEKTSGTVSFFYNWGKHWINDGYHLDEEPLDYRFESRDQMLGVSWYQSAQLFEGNRLTVGFDYFHFGGESWNQPLEGEREPQVDKTQDNVAGYIDFRQNISDWLTFDIGMRVDNHSHVGTEWIPQVGLSFRLPRDSEIKLMASKGFRYPTIRELYMFRPANADLNPEKLWSYELSYSQRLLQGRLSYGVNAFYIDGKDLIMRVPVDGRQMNVNTGKVENAGVEAQVAYRLASAWSLDANYSYLHMDNPVLASPEHKLYAGAAFSKGRWYVSTGCQYVAGLYTEVKVAGQGDYATEDFVLWNLRGSFRASEWLNIWVRGENLLARKYEINAGFPMPKATVMAGVNVRF encoded by the coding sequence ATGATTAAAATATTGATATTTGTTTTATTGTTTCTTTTGGAATTGACCTCGCTACGGGCCGAAGAGGTACTTGATAGTTTGGCTGTACAGAGAAAGGTGGCGCTTGGTGAAGTCGTTGTGACAGGAACACGCAACGAGACGGATGTACGTCATTTACCCATGACGGTGTCCGTGATGAACCGGGAACAGATTGAACAAAGTAATGAACCTTCTTTATTACCTCTTTTGACGGAGAATATTCCCGGCCTTTTCACGACTTCCCGCGGGATGTTGGGATATGGAGTGTCAGGAGGTGCCGCGGGAGGAATGAGCTTGCGCGGGATTGGGGGTGCTCCGCAACCGGGAGTGCCAACCACGGGAGTGCTGGTGTTAATTGACGGTCATCCCCAGTATATGGGGTTGATGGGGCATCCGATATCAGATGCTTACCAGTCGATGCTGGCGGAACGGGTGGAAGTGCTTCGGGGACCGGCTTCCGTGTTGTATGGTTCCAATGCCATGGGGGGCGTGATTAATATCGTTACCCGGAAGATGAAAGAGGATGGTGTCCGTACACATGCTAACGTGGGGTATGGTTCTTATAACACGTTGCAATCGGAGGTGAGCAACCGTATTCGGAAAGGGCGTTTTACGAGTATTCTCAGCGGCTCGTATAACCGTACTGACGGGCATCGGAAGGATATGGCGTTTGAGCAATATGGCGGTTATGCCAAGCTAGGGTATGAGATCGCGGACCATTGGAACGTGTGGGCGGATGTGAATGTAACCCGTTTTAATGCTTCAAATCCGGGAGAGACGTTTGATCCTTTGCTTGATAATGACCAGCGAATTACCCGGGGAATGACTTCTTTCGCTTTGGAAAATAATTATGAAAAGACTTCGGGGACAGTGAGTTTCTTTTATAATTGGGGAAAACATTGGATTAATGACGGGTATCATCTCGACGAGGAACCATTGGATTACCGTTTCGAGTCCCGGGACCAAATGTTGGGGGTGTCGTGGTACCAGAGTGCGCAACTTTTTGAAGGTAATCGTTTGACTGTGGGGTTTGACTATTTCCATTTCGGTGGAGAATCGTGGAATCAACCGCTGGAGGGGGAGCGTGAACCGCAAGTGGATAAGACGCAGGATAACGTGGCCGGGTATATCGATTTTCGACAAAATATCAGTGATTGGCTTACTTTTGATATTGGGATGCGTGTCGATAATCATTCTCACGTGGGTACGGAGTGGATTCCTCAAGTGGGACTTTCTTTCCGCTTGCCGCGGGATAGCGAGATCAAGTTGATGGCAAGTAAGGGATTCCGTTACCCGACGATTCGCGAGTTGTATATGTTTCGTCCGGCTAATGCCGATTTGAATCCGGAGAAGTTGTGGAGTTACGAGTTGTCTTATTCTCAGCGGTTGCTGCAAGGACGGTTGTCATACGGGGTGAATGCTTTCTATATAGACGGGAAGGATTTGATTATGCGTGTACCGGTGGATGGGCGTCAGATGAACGTGAATACGGGGAAAGTGGAGAACGCAGGGGTAGAGGCACAGGTTGCTTATCGTTTGGCGTCAGCATGGTCGCTAGATGCTAATTACAGCTATTTGCATATGGATAATCCCGTGCTGGCTTCGCCCGAACATAAGTTGTACGCGGGAGCTGCTTTTTCGAAGGGACGTTGGTACGTGTCGACAGGTTGCCAGTATGTTGCCGGACTTTACACGGAGGTGAAAGTAGCGGGACAAGGTGATTACGCGACGGAAGATTTTGTGCTGTGGAATTTGAGAGGTTCGTTCCGTGCTTCGGAGTGGTTGAATATTTGGGTGAGAGGGGAAAATCTTTTAGCCCGAAAGTACGAGATTAATGCGGGATTCCCGATGCCGAAAGCAACGGTGATGGCAGGGGTGAATGTGAGATTTTAA
- a CDS encoding ECF transporter S component, translated as MRTTTLRLYSLEYKQAKTYLAVALFVAGNILLPQLCHWVPQGGIRWLPIYSFTLVGAYKYGWKVGLLTAIVSPLVNSALFGMPAVAVLPAVLLKSVLLAIAAGYAAMYFRKASLLLLVAVVLFYQVVGTLGEWIMVGDFYKAVQDFRIGLPGMFLQIVGGWLFINHIIRK; from the coding sequence ATGAGAACGACAACGTTAAGACTTTATTCTTTGGAGTATAAGCAGGCAAAGACGTACTTGGCAGTGGCTTTGTTCGTGGCGGGTAATATTTTGTTACCGCAGTTGTGCCATTGGGTGCCACAGGGTGGGATCCGTTGGTTGCCTATTTATTCCTTTACTTTGGTAGGTGCCTATAAGTATGGTTGGAAGGTGGGATTGTTGACGGCGATTGTTTCGCCTTTGGTGAATTCGGCTCTCTTTGGAATGCCTGCCGTGGCGGTGTTGCCTGCCGTATTGTTGAAATCGGTATTATTAGCGATTGCCGCCGGGTATGCCGCCATGTATTTTCGCAAAGCTTCTCTTTTGTTACTTGTGGCCGTCGTACTTTTTTATCAAGTTGTCGGTACGCTGGGGGAATGGATCATGGTTGGAGATTTTTATAAAGCGGTACAGGATTTTCGTATCGGTTTACCGGGTATGTTCCTGCAAATCGTTGGCGGTTGGTTGTTTATTAATCATATAATACGTAAATAA
- the era gene encoding GTPase Era has product MEHRAGFVNILGNPNVGKSTLMNRLVGEKLSIITSKSQTTRHRIKGIVNGEDFQIVFSDTPGVVKPSYKMQEYMLDFSKSAIIDADIILYVTDVVENIEKNADFIEKVKQSEVPILLVLNKIDLTTPDKLDALFDKWKEIIPRAEIFPISATENFNVDNLYKRILELLPVGEPYFDKEEMTDMPARFFVTEIIREKILLNYDKEIPYSVEVVVEEFKEEAKRINIMAVINVERDSQKGIIIGHQGAALKKVGTEARVDIEAFFGKKVFLNLYVKVLKDWRNKENDLKRFGYKQL; this is encoded by the coding sequence ATGGAGCACAGAGCAGGTTTTGTCAATATCTTAGGAAACCCCAACGTGGGGAAATCAACCTTGATGAATCGACTAGTCGGGGAGAAATTATCGATTATCACGTCCAAATCCCAAACCACGCGTCACCGGATCAAGGGGATCGTGAACGGGGAGGACTTTCAGATCGTGTTTTCCGATACCCCGGGTGTCGTGAAACCCAGTTACAAGATGCAGGAATATATGCTTGATTTCTCGAAAAGCGCCATTATCGATGCCGACATCATCCTCTACGTCACCGACGTGGTGGAGAATATCGAGAAGAACGCGGACTTTATCGAGAAAGTGAAGCAAAGCGAGGTCCCCATCCTTCTGGTGTTGAACAAAATTGACTTGACCACTCCGGATAAACTGGATGCCTTGTTCGACAAGTGGAAAGAGATCATCCCGCGAGCTGAAATATTCCCGATCTCGGCTACCGAGAATTTCAACGTGGACAATCTATACAAGAGAATTCTGGAGTTGTTACCCGTGGGAGAACCTTATTTCGACAAAGAAGAAATGACCGATATGCCGGCACGCTTTTTCGTAACCGAAATTATCCGGGAAAAGATTTTATTGAACTACGATAAAGAAATTCCCTATTCCGTCGAGGTTGTCGTGGAGGAATTCAAGGAAGAAGCCAAACGCATCAACATCATGGCCGTGATCAACGTGGAACGGGATTCCCAAAAAGGTATCATCATCGGACATCAAGGAGCCGCATTGAAAAAAGTCGGCACGGAAGCCCGTGTTGACATCGAAGCCTTCTTCGGGAAAAAAGTATTCCTGAACCTATACGTTAAAGTCCTCAAAGACTGGCGGAACAAGGAAAACGACCTGAAACGCTTCGGTTACAAACAACTTTAA
- a CDS encoding twin-arginine translocase TatA/TatE family subunit, whose amino-acid sequence MIVPLFIGGIGMPEILLIVLVVLLLFGGKKIPELMKGLGKGVRSFKEGMNGLEKDDTSEGKKE is encoded by the coding sequence ATGATAGTTCCATTATTTATCGGTGGCATTGGAATGCCGGAAATTTTGTTGATCGTGCTGGTCGTGTTGTTATTGTTTGGAGGCAAGAAGATCCCCGAATTGATGAAAGGACTTGGTAAGGGAGTTCGTTCTTTTAAAGAGGGGATGAACGGTTTGGAGAAAGACGATACTTCGGAAGGGAAAAAGGAGTAA
- a CDS encoding aldo/keto reductase, with product MEEQEKKKEINRRDFLKIVGISAATTTVALAGCAPKNNPVTGDLAAQGEIPTDKMTYRTNPKTGEKVSILGYGCMRWPTLPAPDGNGNVINQEEVNRLIDYAIEHGVNYFDTSPVYVQGWSEKSTGIALKRHPREKFLIATKLSNFSNYTRENSMAMYRKSFEDLQVDTIDYYLLHSIGNGGIETFRQRYIENGMIDFLMKEREAGRIRNLGFSFHGTVDVFDEVLAMHESVHWDFVQIQLNYVDWKHASGRNVNADYLYGELEKRNIPAIIMEPLLGGRLSKVPDHIATRLKQRKMGSSVASWAFRFAGSCPGVLTVLSGMTYMEHLQDNLRTYSPLELLTDEEKNFLEETAQLMLRYPTIPCNDCKYCMPCPYGLDIPAILLHYNKCINEGNVSTSSRDENYRQARRAFLVGYDRSVPRLRQASHCIGCNQCVPHCPQSIDIPKELRRIDRYVEDLKRGRTF from the coding sequence ATGGAAGAACAAGAGAAGAAAAAAGAGATAAATCGCCGTGATTTCTTGAAAATCGTGGGAATTAGTGCGGCGACAACCACGGTGGCTTTGGCCGGTTGTGCCCCGAAAAACAATCCTGTCACGGGTGATCTTGCGGCTCAAGGAGAGATCCCGACGGACAAAATGACTTACCGCACCAACCCGAAAACGGGGGAAAAGGTATCGATCTTGGGGTATGGGTGTATGCGTTGGCCGACACTTCCCGCCCCTGACGGAAATGGGAATGTGATTAATCAAGAGGAGGTGAACAGGTTGATAGATTACGCTATTGAACATGGGGTGAACTATTTTGATACGTCACCCGTGTACGTGCAGGGATGGTCGGAAAAGTCCACGGGGATTGCCTTGAAGCGTCATCCGAGGGAGAAATTCCTGATTGCGACCAAGTTGTCGAATTTTTCCAATTATACCCGGGAGAATTCGATGGCCATGTACCGGAAGTCATTCGAGGATTTGCAGGTAGACACGATCGATTACTATTTGTTGCATTCGATAGGTAACGGTGGTATCGAGACCTTCCGGCAGCGTTACATTGAAAACGGGATGATCGATTTCCTGATGAAAGAGCGGGAGGCAGGGCGTATCCGTAACTTGGGATTTTCATTCCATGGTACGGTGGATGTGTTTGATGAGGTGTTAGCCATGCATGAATCCGTGCATTGGGATTTTGTGCAGATTCAGCTGAATTACGTGGATTGGAAACATGCTTCGGGGAGAAACGTGAATGCCGATTATCTTTATGGAGAATTGGAGAAACGGAATATTCCGGCTATTATTATGGAACCGTTGTTGGGTGGACGACTTTCGAAGGTACCCGATCATATAGCCACGCGGTTGAAGCAACGTAAGATGGGGTCGAGTGTCGCTTCATGGGCATTCCGGTTTGCGGGAAGTTGCCCCGGTGTGCTGACGGTTTTGAGCGGGATGACTTATATGGAGCATTTGCAGGATAATTTACGTACGTATTCACCTCTTGAATTGTTGACAGATGAGGAGAAAAATTTTTTGGAGGAGACGGCACAGTTGATGCTTCGTTACCCGACAATTCCTTGTAACGATTGTAAGTATTGTATGCCTTGTCCTTACGGGTTGGATATTCCGGCTATCCTGTTGCATTATAACAAGTGTATTAACGAAGGGAATGTATCAACTTCCTCGCGGGATGAGAATTATCGCCAGGCCCGGCGGGCTTTTCTTGTAGGGTATGATCGTTCGGTACCACGGTTGCGTCAGGCCAGCCACTGTATCGGGTGTAATCAATGCGTGCCTCATTGTCCGCAAAGTATCGATATTCCTAAAGAGTTACGGCGTATTGACCGTTACGTGGAAGATTTGAAACGGGGAAGGACGTTTTAG
- a CDS encoding serine hydrolase domain-containing protein — MKKRYKILLTVVVVLGIAYFCLPYYARQALLYWYPSIDDLSMFDKHTVRKADTCWTWGIAKDYNTYELSPEDDAYLNDFRTVSFLVIQNDSIVYEEYRSGWNDTKTSNIFSSTKSIVGLLVGIAYDEGKITSLDDPVGKYIPEFNEGKKKNITIRNLLTMSGGLNWDEAYASLFSVTTHGYYGNDLYDLVTTLDVIEEPGKQFSYRSGDTQILAFVVEKATGKSISDYAEEKLWKTMQACQDAYWLLDKKDGDEKSFCCFHTTAREIARFARLMLHHGNWNGKQLVSEEYINEAMRPAGYLKDEWGKDSLDYYGFQIWMMNYKGQQNPYFRGMLGQYIIAIPEKNAILVRLGHKKDEERIQETTRDVYRYMDIGTKILDSRK; from the coding sequence ATGAAAAAAAGATATAAGATACTTTTGACGGTTGTGGTGGTGCTGGGGATTGCTTATTTCTGTCTGCCTTATTATGCACGGCAGGCGTTGTTGTACTGGTACCCGTCGATAGATGATTTGTCGATGTTTGACAAGCATACGGTGAGGAAGGCTGATACGTGTTGGACGTGGGGGATTGCCAAGGATTATAATACCTATGAGTTGAGCCCGGAGGATGATGCCTACTTGAATGATTTTCGTACAGTTTCTTTTCTGGTGATCCAAAATGATAGTATCGTGTACGAGGAATATCGGTCCGGTTGGAATGACACGAAGACATCCAATATATTTTCATCGACCAAGAGTATCGTGGGGTTGTTGGTCGGCATTGCTTATGACGAGGGGAAAATTACCAGTCTGGATGATCCGGTGGGGAAATATATCCCGGAATTTAACGAGGGAAAAAAGAAAAATATCACGATTCGCAATCTGTTAACCATGAGTGGTGGGTTGAATTGGGATGAGGCTTACGCATCGCTGTTTTCGGTAACTACACATGGCTACTATGGTAACGATCTTTATGATTTAGTGACTACGTTGGACGTGATCGAGGAACCGGGGAAACAATTCTCATACCGGAGCGGGGACACGCAGATTTTGGCTTTTGTCGTGGAGAAAGCGACTGGAAAGAGCATTAGTGATTATGCCGAAGAGAAGTTATGGAAAACGATGCAAGCCTGTCAGGACGCCTATTGGTTGCTGGATAAAAAGGACGGGGACGAGAAATCTTTCTGTTGTTTTCACACCACGGCGAGGGAAATTGCCCGTTTTGCCCGTTTGATGTTGCATCACGGGAATTGGAACGGGAAACAGTTGGTTTCGGAAGAATATATTAACGAGGCCATGAGGCCGGCGGGGTATCTGAAGGACGAATGGGGTAAGGATTCTTTGGATTATTATGGTTTCCAGATTTGGATGATGAACTATAAAGGGCAACAAAATCCCTATTTCCGGGGAATGTTGGGACAATATATTATCGCTATTCCTGAAAAGAATGCCATTCTTGTCCGGTTGGGGCATAAAAAGGACGAGGAACGTATCCAGGAGACCACCCGGGATGTGTATCGCTACATGGATATCGGGACGAAGATATTGGATAGTAGAAAGTAG
- a CDS encoding YhcH/YjgK/YiaL family protein produces the protein MIVDVLANSERIEGLNPYFKVVFDYIKTHDLSSMPVGRIDIDGDNAYLKIEDAKGRKTEEAVYERHDKYIDIQMPLSMPESYGWKAQSLLGEEQAPYDVAGDFTFYRDPVEMVFTLSPGEFVIFFPEDAHAPCIGEGVIRKMVAKVRRIEN, from the coding sequence ATGATTGTAGACGTACTGGCTAATAGCGAACGAATTGAGGGGTTAAACCCGTATTTTAAAGTGGTCTTTGACTATATAAAAACACATGATTTGTCAAGTATGCCCGTGGGACGAATTGACATTGACGGGGATAATGCCTATCTCAAAATTGAAGATGCCAAAGGACGGAAAACCGAGGAAGCCGTGTATGAACGGCATGATAAGTATATCGATATTCAAATGCCTTTGAGTATGCCGGAAAGCTATGGTTGGAAAGCTCAAAGTTTATTGGGCGAAGAACAGGCACCGTATGATGTCGCGGGTGATTTTACTTTTTACCGAGACCCGGTGGAAATGGTGTTCACGTTATCTCCCGGTGAGTTCGTGATCTTTTTCCCGGAAGATGCTCATGCTCCTTGTATCGGGGAAGGGGTAATTCGGAAGATGGTGGCGAAAGTCAGGAGAATTGAGAATTGA